From the Streptomyces sp. KMM 9044 genome, one window contains:
- the gltB gene encoding glutamate synthase large subunit yields the protein MRTPRQPSQHSAQGRNWSFMDARPAPQGMYDPRDEHDACGVGFVATLTGEASHTLVEQALTVLRNLEHRGATGSEPDSGDGAGILSQVPDAFFREVAGFELPEAGAYAVGTAFLPADATDGTAARIEEIAAAEGLTVLGWREVPVAPDLLGATARSTMPVFRQIFVTDHASRGIDLDRTTFVLRKRAEREAGVYFPSLSARTIVYKGMLTTGQLEPFFPDLSDRRFGSALALVHSRFSTNTFPSWPLAHPYRFVAHNGEINTVKGNRNWMRARESQLASELFGASADLDRIFPVCTPDASDSASFDEVLELLHLGGRSLPHSVLMMIPEAWENHGSMDPARRAFYQYHSTMMEPWDGPACVTFTDGTRVGAVLDRNGLRPGRYWVTDDGLVVLGSEVGVLDIDPAKVVRKGRLQPGRMFLVDTAEHRIIEDDEIKAQLAAEHPYAQWLEAGEIDLSDLPEREHIVHTHASVTRRQQTFGYTEEELRVLLAPMAKAGAEPIGSMGTDSPIAALSDRPRLLFDYFTQLFAQVTNPPLDAIREELVTSLRSPLGPQGNLLEPSAAACRTVVLPFPVIDNDELAKLIHVNADGDLPGFKAATLSGLYRVSGGGDSLAARIDEICAEADAAIDNGARLIVLSDRHSDAEHAPIPSLLLTAAVHHHLIRTKQRTQVGLLVEAGDVREVHHVALLIGFGAAAVNPYLAMESVEDLVRAGTFLPGIESEKAIRNLIHALGKGVLKVMSKMGISTVASYRGAQVFEAVGLDAEFVEKYFHGTATKIGGIGLDVVAKEVAARHAKAYPVTGIAPAHRALDIGGEYQWRREGEPHLFDPETVFRLQHSTRSGRYDVFKQYTDRVNEQSERLMTLRGLFGFTSGRGPIPLDEVEPVSEIVKRFSTGAMSYGSISQEAHETLAIAMNQLGGKSNTGEGGEDPERLYDPARRSSIKQVASGRFGVTSEYLVNADDIQIKMAQGAKPGEGGQLPGHKVYPWVAKTRHSTPGVGLISPPPHHDIYSIEDLAQLIHDLKNANPEARIHVKLVSEVGVGTVAAGVSKAHADVVLISGHDGGTGASPLTSLKHAGGPWELGLAETQQTLLLNGLRDRIVVQTDGQLKTGRDVVVAALLGAEEFGFATAPLVVSGCVMMRVCHLDTCPVGIATQNPVLRDRFSGKAEYIVNFFRFVAEEVRELLAELGFRSVEEAVGHAEVLDVTRAVDHWKAQGLELAPLFHVPNLPEGAVRHRTVTQDHGLAKALDNELIKLAADALAADGSGEAQPVRAQVAIRNINRTVGTMLGHEVTKKFGGAGLPDDTIDITFTGSAGQSFGAFVPRGITLRLEGDANDYVGKGLSGGRIVVRPDRGADHLAEYSTIAGNTLAYGATGGEMFLRGKVGERFCVRNSGALVVSEGVGDHGCEYMTGGQAVVLGETGRNFAAGMSGGTAYVIDLDRDNVNPGHLDAVHELDDTDRAWLHDVVRRHQEETGSTVAAKLLAEWGSPDGGATRFSKIIPSTYQAVLAAKEAAERAGLSESDTHRKMMEAATNG from the coding sequence ATGCGTACGCCGCGCCAGCCGTCCCAGCATTCCGCGCAGGGCCGGAACTGGTCCTTCATGGATGCTCGCCCTGCTCCGCAGGGCATGTACGACCCCCGCGACGAGCACGACGCCTGCGGCGTCGGCTTCGTCGCCACTCTCACCGGCGAGGCGTCCCACACCCTGGTCGAGCAGGCCCTCACCGTCCTGCGCAACCTGGAACACCGCGGCGCCACCGGCTCCGAGCCGGACTCCGGTGACGGCGCGGGCATCCTCTCCCAGGTTCCGGACGCCTTCTTCCGCGAAGTGGCCGGATTCGAACTGCCCGAGGCCGGCGCCTACGCCGTCGGCACCGCCTTCCTCCCCGCGGACGCCACCGACGGGACCGCCGCCCGCATCGAGGAGATCGCCGCCGCCGAGGGCCTGACCGTCCTCGGCTGGCGCGAGGTGCCCGTCGCGCCCGACCTGCTCGGCGCCACCGCCCGCTCCACGATGCCGGTCTTCCGCCAGATCTTCGTCACGGACCACGCGTCCCGGGGCATCGACCTCGACCGCACGACCTTCGTGCTGCGCAAGCGCGCCGAGCGCGAGGCGGGCGTCTACTTCCCGTCGCTGTCCGCGCGGACCATCGTCTACAAGGGCATGCTCACCACCGGTCAGCTCGAGCCCTTCTTCCCGGACCTGTCCGACCGCCGCTTCGGCTCCGCGCTCGCCCTGGTGCACTCCCGGTTCTCCACGAACACCTTCCCCTCGTGGCCCCTCGCACACCCCTACCGCTTCGTCGCCCACAACGGTGAGATCAACACCGTCAAGGGCAACCGCAACTGGATGCGCGCCCGCGAGTCCCAGCTGGCCTCCGAACTGTTCGGCGCCTCCGCCGACCTCGACCGGATCTTCCCCGTCTGCACCCCCGACGCCTCCGACTCGGCGTCCTTCGACGAGGTCCTCGAACTGCTGCACCTCGGTGGCCGCTCCCTGCCGCACTCGGTACTCATGATGATCCCCGAGGCGTGGGAGAACCACGGATCCATGGACCCCGCACGCCGTGCCTTCTACCAGTACCACTCCACGATGATGGAGCCCTGGGACGGCCCCGCCTGCGTCACCTTCACCGACGGCACCCGGGTCGGCGCCGTACTCGACCGCAACGGCCTGCGCCCCGGCCGCTACTGGGTCACCGACGACGGCCTCGTCGTCCTCGGCTCCGAGGTCGGCGTCCTCGACATCGACCCCGCGAAGGTCGTCCGCAAGGGCCGCCTCCAGCCCGGCCGCATGTTCCTCGTGGACACCGCCGAGCACCGCATCATCGAGGACGACGAGATCAAGGCCCAGCTCGCCGCCGAGCACCCCTACGCCCAGTGGCTCGAAGCCGGCGAGATCGACCTGTCCGACCTGCCCGAGCGCGAGCACATCGTGCACACCCACGCCTCGGTCACCCGCCGCCAGCAGACCTTCGGCTACACCGAGGAAGAGCTGCGCGTTCTGCTCGCCCCGATGGCCAAGGCCGGCGCCGAGCCCATCGGCTCCATGGGCACCGACTCGCCCATCGCCGCCCTCTCGGACCGCCCCCGGCTCCTCTTCGACTACTTCACCCAGCTGTTCGCCCAGGTCACCAACCCGCCGCTGGACGCGATCCGCGAAGAACTGGTCACCTCCCTGCGCAGCCCGCTCGGTCCCCAGGGCAACCTGCTCGAACCGAGCGCCGCGGCCTGCCGCACCGTCGTCCTGCCCTTCCCCGTCATCGACAACGACGAGCTCGCCAAGCTCATCCACGTCAACGCCGACGGCGACCTGCCCGGCTTCAAGGCCGCCACCCTCTCCGGCCTCTACCGCGTCTCCGGCGGCGGCGACAGCCTCGCCGCCCGCATCGACGAGATCTGCGCCGAGGCCGACGCCGCCATCGACAACGGCGCCCGCCTGATCGTCCTGTCCGACCGGCACTCCGACGCCGAGCACGCGCCCATCCCGTCGCTGCTGCTCACCGCGGCCGTCCACCACCACCTCATCCGCACCAAGCAGCGCACCCAGGTGGGCCTCCTCGTCGAGGCCGGAGACGTCCGCGAGGTCCACCACGTGGCCCTCCTCATCGGCTTCGGCGCCGCCGCCGTCAACCCCTACCTGGCGATGGAGTCCGTCGAGGACCTCGTCCGCGCCGGCACCTTCCTGCCCGGCATCGAGTCCGAGAAGGCCATCCGCAACCTCATCCACGCCCTCGGCAAGGGCGTCCTGAAGGTCATGTCCAAGATGGGCATCTCCACCGTCGCCTCCTACCGCGGCGCCCAGGTCTTCGAGGCCGTCGGCCTCGACGCGGAATTCGTCGAGAAGTACTTCCACGGCACCGCCACCAAGATCGGCGGCATCGGCCTCGACGTCGTCGCGAAGGAGGTCGCCGCCCGCCACGCCAAGGCGTACCCCGTCACCGGCATCGCCCCCGCGCACCGCGCGCTCGACATAGGCGGCGAGTACCAGTGGCGCCGCGAGGGCGAACCGCACCTGTTCGACCCCGAGACGGTCTTCCGCCTCCAGCACTCCACGCGCTCCGGCCGTTACGACGTCTTCAAGCAGTACACCGACCGCGTCAACGAGCAGTCCGAGCGTCTGATGACGCTCCGCGGCCTCTTCGGCTTCACCTCGGGCCGGGGGCCGATCCCCCTCGACGAGGTCGAGCCGGTCTCCGAGATCGTCAAGCGCTTCTCCACCGGAGCCATGTCGTACGGCTCCATCTCCCAGGAGGCGCACGAGACTCTCGCCATCGCCATGAACCAGCTCGGCGGCAAGTCGAACACCGGTGAGGGCGGCGAGGACCCGGAGCGCCTGTACGACCCGGCCCGCCGTTCCTCCATCAAGCAGGTCGCCTCCGGCCGCTTCGGTGTGACCTCCGAGTACCTGGTCAACGCGGACGACATCCAGATCAAGATGGCCCAGGGTGCCAAGCCCGGCGAGGGCGGCCAGCTGCCCGGCCACAAGGTCTACCCGTGGGTCGCCAAGACCCGCCACTCCACGCCCGGTGTCGGCCTCATCTCCCCGCCGCCGCACCACGACATCTACTCCATCGAGGACCTCGCCCAGCTCATCCACGACCTGAAGAACGCCAACCCCGAGGCGCGCATTCACGTCAAGCTGGTCTCCGAGGTCGGCGTCGGCACCGTCGCCGCGGGCGTCTCCAAGGCACACGCCGACGTCGTGCTCATCTCCGGCCACGACGGAGGTACCGGCGCCTCCCCGCTGACCTCCCTCAAGCACGCCGGCGGCCCCTGGGAACTCGGCCTCGCCGAAACCCAGCAGACCCTGCTCCTCAACGGCCTGCGCGACCGGATCGTCGTCCAGACCGACGGCCAGCTCAAGACCGGCCGCGACGTCGTCGTCGCCGCCCTCCTCGGCGCCGAGGAGTTCGGCTTCGCGACCGCCCCGCTGGTCGTCTCCGGCTGCGTCATGATGCGTGTCTGCCACCTGGACACCTGCCCGGTCGGCATCGCCACGCAGAACCCGGTCCTGCGCGACCGGTTCTCCGGCAAGGCCGAGTACATCGTCAACTTCTTCCGCTTCGTCGCCGAAGAGGTCCGCGAACTCCTCGCCGAACTCGGCTTCCGCTCCGTCGAGGAGGCCGTCGGTCACGCCGAGGTCCTCGACGTCACCCGCGCGGTCGACCACTGGAAGGCGCAGGGCCTCGAACTCGCCCCGCTGTTCCACGTGCCCAACCTGCCCGAAGGAGCCGTCCGCCACCGGACCGTCACCCAGGACCACGGCCTGGCGAAGGCCCTCGACAACGAGCTGATCAAGCTCGCTGCCGACGCCCTCGCCGCCGACGGCTCCGGCGAGGCCCAGCCCGTCCGCGCCCAGGTCGCCATCCGCAACATCAACCGCACCGTCGGCACCATGCTCGGCCACGAGGTGACGAAGAAGTTCGGCGGCGCCGGCCTGCCCGACGACACCATCGACATCACCTTCACCGGATCCGCCGGTCAGTCCTTCGGTGCCTTCGTCCCGCGCGGCATCACGCTGCGCCTGGAGGGCGACGCCAACGACTACGTCGGCAAGGGCCTCTCCGGCGGCCGGATCGTCGTGCGCCCCGACCGGGGCGCCGACCACCTCGCCGAGTACTCCACCATCGCCGGCAACACCCTCGCCTACGGCGCCACCGGCGGCGAGATGTTCCTGCGCGGCAAGGTCGGCGAACGCTTCTGCGTCCGCAACTCCGGCGCGCTCGTCGTCTCCGAGGGCGTCGGCGACCACGGCTGCGAGTACATGACCGGCGGCCAGGCGGTCGTCCTCGGCGAGACCGGCCGCAACTTCGCGGCCGGCATGTCCGGCGGCACCGCCTACGTCATCGACCTCGACCGGGACAACGTCAACCCCGGCCACCTGGACGCCGTCCACGAACTCGACGACACCGACCGCGCCTGGCTGCACGACGTGGTGCGCCGGCACCAGGAGGAGACGGGCTCCACCGTCGCCGCCAAGCTGCTGGCCGAGTGGGGCAGCCCCGACGGAGGCGCCACCCGCTTCAGCAAGATCATCCCCAGCACGTACCAGGCAGTGCTCGCCGCCAAGGAAGCCGCCGAGCGAGCCGGACTCTCCGAGTCCGACACCCACCGGAAGATGATGGAGGCGGCGACCAATGGCTGA
- a CDS encoding glutamate synthase subunit beta encodes MADPKGFLNHGREVATSRPVTERVKDWNEVYVPGSLLPIISKQASRCMDCGIPFCHNGCPLGNLIPEWNDYAYREDWSAASERLHATNNFPEFTGRLCPAPCESACVLGINQPPVTIKNVEVSIIDKAWETGDVAPQIPERLSGKTVAVVGSGPAGLAAAQQLTRAGHTVAVYERADRIGGLLRYGIPEFKMEKRHINRRIEQMRAEGTKFRTGVEIGRDMPATALRKRYDAVVLAVGATAARDLPVPGRELGGIHQAMEYLPLANKVQEGDYVAPPITAEGKHVVVIGGGDTGADCVGTAHRQGAASVTQLEIMPRPNEERDTLSQPWPTFPMLYKVTSAHEEGGERVYSVSTTHFEGDEDGNVQWLHLTEVEFVDGKLTQKPGTERRIPAQLVTLAMGFTGTDQDNGLVEQFGLELDARGNIARDADFQTSVPGVFVAGDAGRGQSLIVWAIAEGRSAARGCDRHLTGTSELHAPIRPTDRSLMV; translated from the coding sequence ATGGCTGATCCGAAGGGCTTCTTGAACCACGGGCGCGAGGTCGCCACCTCCCGCCCGGTCACCGAACGCGTCAAGGACTGGAATGAGGTCTACGTCCCCGGCTCCCTGCTGCCGATCATCAGCAAGCAGGCCAGCCGCTGCATGGACTGCGGCATCCCGTTCTGCCACAACGGCTGCCCGCTCGGAAACCTCATCCCCGAGTGGAACGACTACGCCTACCGCGAGGACTGGTCGGCGGCGAGCGAGCGTCTGCACGCCACCAACAACTTCCCGGAGTTCACCGGCCGCCTGTGCCCCGCTCCGTGCGAGTCGGCGTGCGTGCTCGGCATCAACCAGCCGCCGGTCACCATCAAGAACGTCGAGGTCTCGATCATCGACAAGGCGTGGGAGACCGGCGACGTCGCCCCGCAGATCCCCGAACGCCTCTCCGGCAAGACCGTCGCCGTCGTCGGCTCAGGACCGGCCGGCCTCGCCGCCGCCCAGCAGCTGACCCGGGCCGGCCACACCGTCGCCGTGTACGAGCGGGCGGACCGCATCGGTGGCCTCCTGCGGTACGGCATCCCCGAGTTCAAGATGGAGAAGCGGCACATCAACCGCCGTATCGAGCAGATGCGCGCGGAGGGCACCAAGTTCCGCACCGGTGTCGAGATCGGCCGGGACATGCCGGCCACCGCGCTGCGCAAGCGCTACGACGCCGTCGTTCTCGCCGTCGGCGCGACGGCCGCACGCGACCTGCCGGTGCCGGGCCGCGAACTGGGTGGCATCCACCAGGCCATGGAGTACCTGCCGCTGGCCAACAAGGTCCAGGAGGGCGACTACGTCGCTCCGCCGATCACCGCAGAGGGCAAGCACGTCGTCGTCATCGGCGGCGGCGACACCGGCGCCGACTGCGTGGGCACCGCCCACCGCCAGGGCGCCGCCTCCGTCACCCAGCTCGAGATCATGCCCCGCCCGAACGAGGAGCGGGACACCCTCTCCCAGCCGTGGCCGACCTTCCCCATGCTCTACAAGGTCACCTCCGCGCACGAGGAGGGCGGCGAGCGGGTCTACTCCGTCTCCACCACCCACTTCGAGGGCGACGAGGACGGCAACGTGCAGTGGCTGCACCTGACCGAGGTCGAGTTCGTCGACGGCAAACTCACCCAGAAGCCCGGCACCGAGCGCAGGATCCCGGCCCAGCTGGTCACCCTCGCCATGGGCTTCACCGGCACCGACCAGGACAACGGCCTGGTCGAGCAGTTCGGCCTGGAACTCGATGCGCGGGGCAACATCGCCCGCGACGCCGACTTCCAGACCAGCGTGCCGGGCGTCTTCGTCGCCGGTGACGCCGGACGCGGCCAGTCGCTCATCGTCTGGGCGATCGCCGAGGGCCGCTCCGCCGCGCGCGGCTGCGACCGTCACCTCACCGGGACGAGCGAACTGCACGCCCCGATCCGCCCGACCGACCGCTCCCTTATGGTGTGA
- a CDS encoding chitosanase has product MKRPALLVAAVPVVATAVYLLVPGGSDGAAVGGGPAVSASPHAGELAKERAESESAKDDRLVASRPPGLADPAKKELAQQILTSAENSTLRWRETYGVIEDTGDGDGYTAGIVGFCTGTHDLLALVERYTEDHPDNGLARYLPALREVDGTDSHEGLDPGFTDAWRAEAGVPAFRTAQETERDRVYFEPAVRMAKLDGLGTLGQFVYYDAMVTHGPDTGPEGFYGIREQAVRKARTPGGGGAEKAYLEAFLDVRRTVVLARDAGADTSRIDTAQRRFLREGNLELSAPLTWQVYGETFRIP; this is encoded by the coding sequence GTGAAACGTCCAGCCCTGCTGGTCGCGGCCGTGCCCGTGGTGGCGACGGCCGTGTACCTGTTGGTGCCCGGGGGGTCCGACGGCGCGGCCGTGGGCGGGGGCCCGGCCGTGTCCGCCTCGCCGCATGCGGGCGAGCTGGCCAAGGAGCGCGCCGAGTCGGAGTCGGCCAAGGACGACAGGCTGGTGGCGAGCCGTCCACCGGGGCTGGCCGACCCGGCGAAGAAGGAACTCGCCCAGCAGATCCTGACGAGCGCCGAGAACTCGACGCTGCGCTGGCGCGAGACCTACGGCGTCATCGAGGACACCGGTGACGGGGACGGCTACACGGCCGGCATTGTCGGTTTCTGTACCGGCACCCACGACCTGCTCGCCCTCGTCGAGCGTTACACCGAGGACCACCCGGACAACGGCCTGGCAAGATATCTGCCGGCGTTGCGCGAGGTGGACGGCACGGACTCGCACGAGGGTCTGGACCCGGGCTTCACCGATGCCTGGCGGGCCGAGGCGGGCGTGCCGGCGTTCCGGACGGCTCAGGAGACCGAGCGCGACCGGGTCTACTTCGAGCCCGCGGTGCGGATGGCGAAGCTCGACGGCCTCGGCACGCTCGGCCAGTTCGTGTACTACGACGCGATGGTCACGCACGGCCCGGACACCGGCCCCGAGGGCTTCTACGGCATCCGGGAGCAGGCTGTGCGCAAGGCGAGGACGCCTGGCGGTGGCGGCGCCGAGAAGGCGTATCTGGAGGCGTTCCTCGATGTGCGCCGCACCGTCGTGCTGGCACGGGACGCGGGCGCGGACACGTCCCGGATCGACACCGCCCAGCGCCGGTTCCTGCGAGAGGGGAACCTGGAGCTGTCCGCGCCGCTGACGTGGCAGGTGTACGGGGAGACCTTCCGGATTCCCTGA
- a CDS encoding rhomboid family intramembrane serine protease — protein sequence MDFESTVTTCYRHTRVECHVRCVRCDRYVCPDCMREAAVGHQCPDCVKEGMRSVRQARTVVGGRVSAVPVVTYVLVAVSVLAYLAELALPEVVDRFAMLGAGLSGPDGGHYLWVEGPLLGDFRPEGLVNGEWYRLLTGAFLHLPPTGGTFGILHIVMNMVALWNLGRAVEPMLGRVHCLALYLLSALGGSVLVLLLAPQDSVVGASGAIFGLGAGYYVVARRIGADMRAVNRFMGGLLLWLVISAVATSWEGHLGGLLTGGAVAAVFAYVPRGRHRMLLQAGACLVLLGLLVVLTVVKVSELKGGGVPQ from the coding sequence GTGGATTTTGAGTCCACCGTCACCACCTGCTACCGCCACACCAGGGTGGAGTGCCATGTCCGCTGCGTGCGCTGCGACCGGTACGTCTGCCCGGACTGCATGCGCGAGGCGGCCGTCGGCCACCAGTGTCCGGACTGTGTGAAGGAGGGCATGCGGTCGGTACGGCAGGCCCGTACCGTCGTCGGCGGCCGTGTCTCGGCGGTGCCGGTGGTGACGTACGTGCTGGTCGCCGTCAGCGTACTGGCGTATCTGGCGGAGCTGGCGCTGCCGGAGGTCGTGGACCGGTTCGCGATGCTGGGCGCGGGGCTGTCCGGGCCGGACGGCGGTCACTATCTGTGGGTCGAGGGGCCTCTGTTGGGGGACTTCCGTCCGGAGGGCCTGGTGAACGGGGAGTGGTACCGGCTGCTGACCGGCGCCTTCCTGCATCTGCCACCCACCGGGGGCACGTTCGGGATCCTGCACATCGTCATGAACATGGTGGCGTTGTGGAACCTGGGCCGGGCCGTCGAGCCGATGCTGGGCCGGGTCCACTGTCTCGCCCTGTACCTGCTGTCGGCGCTGGGCGGTTCGGTGCTGGTGCTGCTGCTGGCTCCGCAGGATTCCGTGGTGGGCGCGTCCGGGGCGATCTTCGGGCTCGGTGCCGGGTACTACGTGGTGGCCCGCCGGATCGGTGCCGACATGCGTGCGGTCAACCGGTTCATGGGCGGGCTGCTGCTGTGGCTGGTGATCTCCGCGGTGGCCACGTCCTGGGAGGGGCATCTCGGGGGGCTGCTGACGGGCGGTGCGGTGGCGGCGGTCTTCGCGTACGTGCCCAGGGGCAGGCATCGTATGTTGCTGCAGGCGGGAGCCTGTCTGGTGCTGCTCGGGCTGCTCGTCGTCCTGACGGTGGTCAAGGTGTCGGAACTGAAGGGTGGGGGTGTTCCCCAGTGA
- a CDS encoding chorismate mutase yields the protein MTTSNTGTGDVDPAVREELAALRDSIDNIDAAVVHMLAERFKCTQQVGRLKAEHRLPPADPARETRQITRLRALAENAKLDPAFAETFLNFIIAEVIRHHERIAEDTTKSPVSSPTGAPAPLTD from the coding sequence ATGACCACCAGCAACACCGGTACCGGTGACGTCGACCCCGCAGTCCGCGAGGAACTCGCCGCGTTGCGCGACAGCATCGACAACATCGACGCGGCCGTCGTCCACATGCTCGCCGAACGCTTCAAATGCACCCAGCAGGTCGGCCGCCTCAAAGCCGAACACCGGCTGCCACCGGCCGACCCGGCCCGCGAAACCCGCCAGATCACCCGGCTGCGCGCCCTCGCCGAGAACGCGAAACTCGACCCGGCCTTCGCCGAGACGTTCCTGAACTTCATCATCGCCGAAGTGATCCGCCACCACGAACGCATCGCCGAGGACACCACCAAGAGCCCCGTCAGCAGCCCCACCGGCGCCCCGGCACCCCTCACCGACTGA
- the pepN gene encoding aminopeptidase N, producing MARMSVLTRDEAQNRAQLLHVHRYAIELDLTTGDDTFDSRTVIHFTVLANRDNADTFVEVKPAELRSVTLDGHPLDPEILDGNRLPLKDLTPGEHELHVDAAMHYSRTGEGMHRFTDPADGETYTYTQLFLDDVQRVFPAFDQPDLKAVFDLTVTAPHTWTVLANGITEHLGDGRWKAATTPLISTYLVAVAAGPWHSVHTEHRGLPFGIHCRRSLAPHLDADTDELLDVTRACFDRYHEKFAEPYPFDSYDQAFVPEFNAGAMENPGLVTFRDEFVFRSAVTDTQRQTRAMVIAHEMAHMWFGDLVTLTWWDDIWLNESFAEYMGYQITAEAALGGSGENPPRKWGTDTWTDFGVTRKSWGYDADQRPSTHPVAPEDVQDTASALLNFDGISYAKGASALRQLVTWLGEDAFLTGINTHIRRHKFANATLTDFIDSLASATDRDVHAWATAWLTTTGVDTLTPHLHTEHGHWHLTIQHEPSPPHPSEPAPAKDRDGREPLTTPKPDTGIRPHRITLGLYDHDLHDARGLTPRKHLDIDLPTTDDIAIGAAGPRPALLVLNDGDLTYAKIRFDHESTRTLRTRLSGLPDPLTRAVVWNALRDAVRDGELPPTDYLDIARTHLPHETDLALVEGVLAFATTHITGRYVTPGGRPAALATLTDLCRDLIRRTEDGDNPSLRLIAVRHRIDTAAHPHTIAAWLTDGTVPGGPELDPELRWRILTRLAVLDATDEAAIAAELADDPSATGQQGAARCRAALPREDTKTRAWDAMFHTDTLSNYLFTATAQGFWQPEQADLIRPYVARYYKDAVALAARRGPALAEAAGHWAFPVHAADPETLRLGQKCLRKADPTPALRRKLVDQLDDLARALRIQQAQA from the coding sequence ATGGCCCGCATGTCCGTACTGACGCGCGACGAAGCGCAGAACCGAGCACAGCTCCTCCACGTCCACCGCTACGCGATCGAACTCGATCTCACCACCGGTGACGACACCTTCGACTCCCGCACCGTGATCCACTTCACCGTCCTCGCGAACCGGGACAACGCGGACACCTTTGTCGAAGTCAAGCCCGCCGAGCTGCGCTCCGTCACTCTCGACGGACACCCCCTGGACCCCGAGATCCTCGACGGCAACCGACTGCCGCTCAAGGACCTCACCCCCGGCGAACACGAACTCCACGTCGACGCCGCCATGCACTACTCCCGCACCGGCGAAGGCATGCACCGTTTCACCGACCCCGCCGACGGCGAGACCTACACCTACACCCAGCTCTTCCTCGACGACGTCCAACGCGTCTTTCCGGCCTTCGACCAGCCCGACCTCAAGGCCGTCTTCGACCTCACCGTCACCGCCCCCCACACCTGGACCGTCCTCGCCAACGGCATCACCGAACACCTCGGCGACGGCCGCTGGAAAGCGGCAACCACCCCCCTCATCTCCACCTACCTCGTCGCCGTCGCCGCCGGACCCTGGCACTCCGTACACACCGAACACCGCGGCCTCCCCTTCGGCATCCACTGCCGCCGCTCCCTCGCCCCCCACCTCGACGCCGACACCGACGAACTCCTCGACGTCACCCGCGCCTGCTTCGACCGCTACCACGAGAAATTCGCCGAACCCTACCCCTTCGACTCCTACGACCAGGCATTCGTCCCCGAATTCAACGCCGGCGCCATGGAAAACCCCGGCCTCGTCACCTTCCGCGACGAATTCGTCTTCCGGTCCGCCGTCACCGACACCCAACGGCAGACCCGCGCCATGGTCATCGCCCACGAAATGGCCCACATGTGGTTCGGCGACCTCGTCACCCTCACCTGGTGGGACGACATCTGGCTCAACGAGTCCTTCGCCGAATACATGGGCTACCAGATCACCGCTGAAGCCGCCCTCGGGGGATCTGGGGAGAACCCCCCCAGAAAGTGGGGTACCGACACCTGGACCGACTTCGGAGTCACTCGCAAATCCTGGGGCTACGACGCCGACCAGCGCCCCTCCACCCACCCCGTCGCCCCCGAAGACGTCCAGGACACCGCCTCCGCCCTCCTCAACTTCGACGGCATCTCCTATGCCAAGGGCGCCTCCGCCCTGCGCCAGCTCGTCACCTGGCTCGGCGAAGACGCCTTCCTCACCGGCATCAACACCCACATCCGCCGCCACAAGTTCGCCAACGCCACTCTCACCGACTTCATCGACTCCCTCGCCTCCGCCACCGACCGCGACGTCCACGCATGGGCCACCGCCTGGCTCACCACCACCGGAGTCGACACCCTCACCCCCCACCTCCACACCGAACACGGCCACTGGCACCTCACCATCCAGCACGAACCCAGCCCTCCCCACCCGTCCGAACCCGCCCCGGCCAAGGACCGCGACGGCCGCGAACCCCTCACCACCCCCAAGCCGGACACCGGCATCCGCCCGCACCGCATCACTCTCGGCCTCTACGACCACGACCTCCACGACGCACGCGGCCTCACCCCTCGCAAACATCTCGACATCGACCTCCCCACCACCGACGACATCGCCATCGGCGCAGCCGGCCCCCGCCCCGCCCTCCTCGTCCTCAACGACGGCGACCTCACCTACGCCAAGATCCGCTTCGACCACGAGTCCACCCGCACCCTCCGCACCCGCCTCTCCGGACTCCCCGACCCCCTCACCCGCGCCGTCGTCTGGAACGCCCTCCGCGACGCCGTCCGCGACGGTGAACTCCCCCCCACCGACTACCTCGACATCGCCCGCACCCACCTCCCCCACGAAACCGACCTCGCCCTCGTCGAAGGTGTCCTCGCCTTCGCCACCACCCACATCACCGGCCGCTACGTCACCCCCGGTGGGCGGCCCGCCGCCCTCGCCACCCTCACCGACCTGTGCCGCGACCTCATCCGCCGCACCGAGGACGGCGACAACCCCAGCTTGCGCCTCATCGCCGTACGCCACCGCATCGACACCGCCGCCCACCCCCACACCATCGCCGCCTGGCTCACCGACGGCACCGTCCCCGGCGGCCCCGAACTCGACCCCGAACTGCGCTGGCGCATCCTCACCCGACTCGCCGTCCTCGACGCCACCGACGAAGCCGCCATCGCCGCGGAACTCGCCGACGACCCCAGCGCCACCGGCCAGCAGGGCGCCGCCCGCTGCCGCGCCGCCCTGCCCCGCGAAGACACCAAAACCCGAGCCTGGGACGCCATGTTCCACACCGACACCCTGTCCAACTACCTGTTCACCGCCACGGCCCAGGGTTTCTGGCAACCCGAACAAGCCGACCTCATCCGCCCCTACGTCGCCCGCTACTACAAGGACGCCGTAGCCCTCGCCGCCCGCCGCGGCCCCGCCCTCGCCGAAGCCGCCGGCCACTGGGCCTTCCCCGTCCACGCCGCCGACCCCGAAACCCTCCGCCTCGGCCAGAAATGCCTCCGCAAGGCCGACCCGACCCCCGCCCTCCGCCGCAAACTCGTCGACCAGCTCGACGACCTCGCCCGCGCACTGCGCATACAGCAGGCACAGGCCTGA